A stretch of the Acidilobus sp. 7A genome encodes the following:
- a CDS encoding PINc/VapC family ATPase has protein sequence MTYIVDLDSIIDGSLRKLVEGGRIAGKVLVPAGALDYFYSEAKAGRSVGFTGLQELGRLMSVTSPQVSFEVLQDIKLENYDKLKLAIRDFAARRGVALVTSDPIQAQAAEFAGVKVLYTGAPREGKLRFEEYFNEKTMSVHLKEGAPPLAKVGKPGSWLFVKLSDRPLERAELEEMSREIIERALTRSDSFVEIDRVGSTIVQLSDYRIIITRPPLSDGWEITAVRPIARLRLEDYSLPSKLMDRLLSRAEGILIAGSPGAGKTTFAQALAEFYALKGKVVKTIESPRDMRLPPTITQYSKNYADLSELHDILLLSRPDYTVFDEMRDDNDFRLYTDLRLAGIGMIGVVHATAPIDAVQRLATRVELGMIPSIVDTVIFIDSGQVSKVYEINITVKLPTGLKEEELARPVVEIRDFLSGELEYELYTFGEQVMVIPVSQRRAALTVEEKVAKIVPGAEAEVKDGALIVKLPRRANITAKKVRSLKKLAKEENLDLRFVPRED, from the coding sequence ATGACGTACATAGTTGACCTGGACTCCATAATAGATGGCAGCCTCAGGAAGCTCGTGGAGGGCGGCAGGATAGCAGGCAAGGTCCTGGTGCCAGCCGGGGCCCTGGACTACTTCTACTCCGAGGCTAAGGCGGGCAGGAGCGTGGGCTTCACAGGCCTGCAGGAGCTCGGGAGACTCATGAGTGTTACCAGCCCGCAGGTCAGCTTTGAGGTACTTCAAGACATTAAGTTGGAGAACTACGACAAGCTGAAGTTGGCCATAAGGGACTTCGCCGCTAGGAGAGGGGTAGCCCTCGTAACAAGCGACCCCATCCAGGCCCAGGCCGCTGAGTTCGCCGGGGTCAAGGTGCTTTACACGGGCGCCCCGAGGGAGGGCAAGCTTAGGTTTGAGGAGTACTTTAATGAAAAAACCATGAGCGTCCACCTGAAGGAGGGGGCCCCGCCCCTGGCTAAAGTTGGAAAGCCCGGCAGCTGGCTCTTCGTCAAGCTCTCAGACAGGCCGCTCGAGAGGGCGGAGCTGGAGGAGATGTCGAGGGAGATAATTGAGAGGGCCCTGACGAGGAGCGACAGCTTCGTTGAGATAGACAGGGTTGGCTCCACAATAGTGCAGCTCAGCGACTACAGGATCATAATAACGAGGCCGCCGCTGAGCGACGGGTGGGAGATAACCGCTGTAAGGCCTATAGCCAGGCTGCGCCTTGAAGACTACAGCCTGCCAAGTAAGCTCATGGACAGGCTTCTCTCAAGGGCTGAGGGGATACTCATAGCTGGCTCCCCTGGCGCCGGCAAGACTACCTTTGCCCAGGCCCTTGCGGAGTTCTACGCGTTGAAGGGCAAGGTAGTTAAAACCATAGAGAGCCCCAGGGACATGAGGCTGCCCCCGACCATAACCCAGTACTCGAAGAACTACGCCGACCTCTCGGAGCTTCACGACATACTGCTGCTCTCAAGGCCTGACTACACGGTCTTTGACGAGATGAGGGATGATAATGACTTCAGGCTCTACACCGACCTGAGGCTTGCAGGCATAGGCATGATAGGCGTGGTGCACGCCACGGCGCCAATAGATGCAGTGCAGAGGCTGGCCACCAGGGTCGAGCTCGGCATGATACCGAGCATAGTTGACACAGTAATATTCATAGACAGCGGCCAGGTCAGCAAGGTCTATGAGATCAACATAACTGTGAAGCTGCCAACTGGCCTCAAGGAGGAGGAGCTGGCGAGGCCCGTGGTGGAGATCAGGGACTTCCTCAGCGGCGAGCTTGAGTATGAGCTCTACACCTTCGGCGAACAGGTCATGGTGATACCCGTGAGCCAGAGGAGGGCAGCGCTCACCGTTGAGGAGAAGGTGGCCAAGATAGTTCCCGGCGCTGAGGCCGAGGTTAAAGATGGGGCTCTTATAGTTAAGCTCCCGAGAAGGGCCAACATAACAGCCAAGAAGGTCAGGAGCCTCAAGAAGCTGGCCAAGGAGGAGAACCTGGACCTGAGGTTCGTGCCGCGCGAGGACTGA
- a CDS encoding HesA/MoeB/ThiF family protein codes for MTVSEAAELTRRFSREALVKGIGEEGVRRLRSSRVAVIGCGALGSTEAELLARSGVGFIRVVDRDVVDYTNLHRTHMVGEADAEQGTPKATACRDGVINIDRSIKVEAIIDDVDSDNVEDIVRDVDIILDGTDNMETRFLINEAAVKHDKPWVYAGVNSWYGTVMFIEPGRGACLRCLMPEGFEGRQASCDVIPAIGTVTTMVGSIAANLAVRYLAGDRPEPGVLYSIDAREGSIEKIRVERNPQCPVCVMGRYDMLARRPALGLLTRVCGSEAFKLRLTADAPSPEELSSRLASRFSWLISRPNYVKVITKEGVTVTVLGRRVVVIEGAANEDEARKAYNEVAEAAGMPVLVDAAPRP; via the coding sequence ATGACAGTTTCTGAGGCCGCGGAGCTCACGCGCAGGTTCTCAAGGGAGGCCCTGGTAAAGGGGATAGGGGAGGAGGGCGTCAGGAGGCTGAGGAGCTCAAGGGTTGCAGTGATAGGCTGCGGCGCCCTAGGCTCTACTGAGGCAGAGCTGCTGGCCAGGTCAGGCGTGGGGTTCATAAGGGTCGTTGACAGGGACGTGGTTGACTACACGAACCTGCACAGGACGCACATGGTTGGCGAGGCCGACGCCGAACAGGGGACCCCAAAGGCGACGGCCTGCAGGGACGGCGTCATTAACATAGACCGCTCAATCAAGGTTGAGGCCATTATAGATGACGTTGACTCCGACAACGTTGAGGACATTGTAAGGGACGTTGACATAATCCTTGATGGCACGGATAACATGGAGACCAGGTTCCTTATAAATGAGGCCGCTGTTAAGCACGACAAGCCGTGGGTCTACGCGGGCGTCAACTCGTGGTATGGGACAGTTATGTTCATAGAGCCTGGGAGGGGGGCTTGCCTGAGGTGTCTCATGCCTGAGGGCTTTGAGGGGCGGCAGGCCTCATGCGACGTCATACCTGCCATCGGTACAGTGACGACTATGGTAGGCTCTATCGCGGCTAACCTCGCCGTAAGGTACCTCGCGGGCGACAGGCCTGAGCCAGGGGTGCTTTACTCCATAGATGCCAGGGAGGGCTCTATTGAGAAGATCAGGGTTGAGAGAAACCCCCAGTGCCCGGTCTGCGTCATGGGACGCTACGACATGCTTGCCAGGAGGCCTGCGCTGGGGCTCCTGACCAGGGTCTGTGGGAGCGAGGCGTTTAAGCTGAGGCTCACAGCTGACGCCCCATCGCCTGAGGAGCTCTCATCGAGGCTCGCGAGCAGGTTTAGCTGGCTCATCTCAAGGCCTAACTACGTTAAGGTCATAACTAAGGAAGGCGTAACTGTTACGGTCCTGGGAAGGAGGGTGGTAGTTATAGAGGGCGCGGCAAACGAGGATGAAGCGAGGAAGGCCTACAACGAGGTCGCCGAGGCGGCTGGCATGCCGGTCCTCGTTGACGCAGCTCCCAGGCCATAG
- a CDS encoding sodium-dependent bicarbonate transport family permease encodes MLSMEETLYISLAAGVLIGVVLSTRRVNNVKAVDVTSTISIIALVLSMGLVVGSEVLSLGGLVSTVIAASIAIAVLPGLLGSYLAEVEVRRSEGGAKGSS; translated from the coding sequence GTGCTTTCAATGGAGGAGACACTTTACATATCGCTGGCGGCAGGGGTTCTCATTGGCGTGGTCCTCTCCACCAGGCGCGTTAATAATGTAAAGGCCGTTGACGTCACTTCAACGATTTCCATAATAGCGCTTGTGCTCTCGATGGGGCTCGTCGTGGGCTCCGAGGTGCTCTCACTGGGCGGGCTGGTGTCCACTGTGATAGCCGCCTCTATTGCAATAGCTGTGCTCCCCGGCCTGTTGGGCTCCTACCTGGCCGAGGTGGAGGTGAGGAGGTCTGAGGGAGGAGCTAAGGGCAGCAGTTAG
- a CDS encoding zinc ribbon domain-containing protein: MAFKGVQRAIEEKAREYGVPVIYVNPKNTSRKCPIHGAKIVYGRDRHGTCSKGGETWHRDAVACYNLLLRALGGNGGHAPSRMRATIPVDGGPVPLGPTAAHEPAGVPRALWARWGSLGATSDHKLMRVSTWGQTAR; encoded by the coding sequence GTGGCCTTCAAAGGAGTACAGAGGGCCATTGAGGAGAAGGCGAGGGAGTACGGGGTTCCAGTGATTTACGTTAATCCTAAGAACACCTCAAGGAAGTGCCCTATACACGGCGCTAAGATAGTCTATGGCAGGGACAGGCACGGCACCTGCTCAAAGGGAGGCGAGACCTGGCACAGGGATGCGGTAGCCTGTTATAACCTCCTTTTAAGGGCCCTTGGCGGCAATGGGGGCCATGCCCCAAGCCGCATGAGGGCCACGATCCCCGTAGATGGGGGCCCCGTGCCGTTGGGCCCGACAGCCGCCCATGAGCCCGCAGGAGTCCCAAGGGCCCTGTGGGCAAGGTGGGGGTCCCTAGGCGCGACGAGCGACCATAAACTGATGAGAGTGAGCACCTGGGGACAAACGGCACGTTAA